A stretch of DNA from Candidatus Methanomethylicota archaeon:
TGGGTTCTTATAGTATATGAAATTTGTGATAAATTATAAAAATAATGATTTTATAAATTCTAAATCAATAAATATGGATACAACAATCATATTAGATAAAATACATTTAATAATAATGTGATAAAAATTTATTCTAGATTAAAAATCAATATTTAATAATTGAAACTCATAAAATAAAGGAAGTATGTATAAAATTCTATTTAATATTAAGAAGGATGTTCTTCAATTCTAAAATATTAGATACAACGTAATCAGCACCTATTCTATGTGCAATTGGCCCTCCTGCAATTATTTTAATATCAGGTAGCAATTTCTTTACTTCTTTAATTAATTTTTTTAAATTTTCCTCAGTATCATCTTGAATACATGATAGAACCAATATTTTTATTGAAGAATCTAGATTACTTAATTTATCAATATTTATTCCACCTTTTGGAGAATAAACTTTAAAGCCCAAGCTTCTAAGATAAGCTGCTATAATTTCCTTCATTAAAATATGCCCTTCTCCTTCAATAGTAGCTACAATAATTGATGGTTTTTTCTCATCAATAGTTCCTTCGATAATTTTCAATACTTTAATTGTTGTTATGTATATTAAGTCCCAATTTTTTAATGCATTTACAGGATCTTTTTCATAAAATTCTGAAAACATTGACCATGCAGCTAATATTCCATTATTTATTATATCTTCTATAGGATAAACTTTAGAAGCTTCTTTCATAATTTTAATTGCATTATTACAATCTCCTGATAAAATAGCATTAGCTAATTGATTTAACAATAATTAACCCCCAATTCTAGCTAAGATAGCTTCAGTAAATTTTTGAGAAGCTTCTGGACCATTTGCAGTTATTATTCTATCATCAACTACAACATCATAATCTTCAAGTATTCCTCCACCTTTTCTAATTTCTTTTATAGAATCTGGTGTAGGAAATACTGTACATCTTTTTTCATTCAATATACCAGCTCTAGAGAGAACCACAGGTGCAAGACATATAGCTGCTACTATGCCTCCATTATCATAAATTTCTCTTACAATTTTGTGAAGTCTTTCATTTGGCCAAAGATATATTGGAGTACCTGGACCACCAGCTATGATAATGACATTATAGTCCTTTGCATTTACTTCATCTAAAGTTAAATCTGGTTCTACAATAGTTCCAAACTTTCCTATAGCAGGACCTTTTCCAGTACTTGCAACTTTAACTTCATGCCCATATCCTTCTAAGAAATATTTTGGTATAGAAAATTCTTCATCTCTAAACATTCTTTCAGCAATTACAATTAAAATTTTTGCCATTTTTAAATCACAAATTATAATTTGAAAATACTCATAATTAAATATTACAAGTTATTAATAGCTTTGATGGATTAGATTTTTCAAGTTCAAAATATTTTGCAAGATTATCAACATTTTTAATTACAATAGAAGGTTCAGCTTCATTTACTTGAAAATCCATAATTTTATTGGGATTAATGGGACAAGAAACAAGACCAGTTTTATAATGAATACTAAAAGGAGCTCTTACATCTCCATATGGTTTCATAGAACTCCAATCAATTAATACTTTTTCTTTTCTTTCTTCTTTTTTGGCAACATTAGAAGTTGTTAATCCTTTTTCTATAAATAGCTCAAGCTCTTTAGGGGGTTTTGAATTTTTAATTCTTTCCTCTACTTTTAATTGAATTTTCTGTACTAATATTCTATAAGTAGCAAATTTATCCAATCCTGGTATTTTTGAATTATCAAGAGATGCCCATATTTGCATCCCTCTAGAACCACTAAATTTTATTGATGATGTTACATCATTTTCAATTAAAAAATCATAAATTTCTTTTGCAACAAATTTTACAGCAAGAAATCCTTCTTCTTTAGTTTTTAATTCTTCACCTGCATCTAAATCAATTACTAACCAATCTGGAATATTAGTATTAAAACTATGAACATATGGTATGTAATCTATGGCATGATCATCTACATACTTCATTAAATCTTGAATATTATTTATTGAAATAAATTGAGGTTTAGGCTTATATTTAGCATATCTAACAAAAAGTGGTTTTATTTTTCCTATAGGGTCTTCTTCATCACTAAAAATTTTTACTACACTTACTGGTCTATTTATAAGAAATGGAAGAATATAATTGGCTATTTTTGGATAATATTGTTTTGCTAATAGAACCATTCTATAGGATAAATTTAATTTGTTTCCTATTATTGGAAGTTTATTTAAAATTTCTTTAAATCCTTCATTAGTTATACTATAACCATCTTTATGAATATTTATTAAGCCTTTATTAGCTAAAAGATTTAATTCATTTAACAATTCTGAAGATTCAATTTTTCTATTTTCATCTCTTGATACTTTTTCTAAAACATGATTTAAATCAATATGCTTTCCTTTTTCTTTTATTGCTAATAATAATAAAATTCTATCACTTATTGTTGGTTGCATCTAAGTATATGAAGAATTTATTAACATTTATATGTTTCTCTAACTTTTATAGCAGGTATTAAGGTAAATATCATGCATAATAAGGCCATGAGGAAAGTCATTTGATATGCATGAAAATCTCTAGAAGATTCAAGTATAATGCCCATTACATATTGAAAGAAGCCTGCACCAATAAAATTAAAGAGATTTAATGATGAAATAGCCACTCCACTCATATTTGTTTCAAAAAGTTCTTTAGAAATTATCATATAAATATTGAAAAAGCTATACGAGGTGCCTAATAGGAAAAATAAAGCACTAATAATATAAAAATTCAAGGAATCTCCAAAAATTGACATTATAAACCAAAATACAATACTTAAAGAAATTCCAATTATAAGATTTGGTTTTCTTCTTTTAATCCTATCAGAAATATTACCTGCTATTGGACTCGTAATTATAAATCCAATAGCTATGAAAAGTAGCATTATCCCTGCCATTGACTTATCTAATCCATAAATATCCATTAAAAATGGTCCGCCCCATAATCCTTGAAAACTTAAAACTAATCCATATGAAAAGAATGGTATTATTGATAATTTTAAAAATTCTCTACATGAAAATATTTTTTTCAAATCAGAAAAAATACTTCTTTCAGAATAAAATCTTTTATCTTTTATTTCACTTATTTCAAACCATGCTATTATAGTCATAATAATCATTATTATAGTAATTCCAAGAAATGCTCCCCTCCATCCAATAGAAATAGTTATTATAGCTAAAGGAAATGTAGCAAAAAGTGCACCCAAATTCCCTAGTGAAGTTAATAAACCTACTAATGTTGCAATTTTTCCTGGATCAAACCATATTGTTATTGCTTTTATTCCAGATACATAAATTCCTCCCATTCCAAAACCAATTAATGCTCTACCAATTGTTGTAAGTGAAAGATAAGGTGAGAGAGAGAAAATTAAACCACCTAAACATGCTATTGAAGATAATATTACTATCGTTCTTCTAACTCCAATTCTATCAAGCATTATTCCTACAGGAATTTGTGATATAGCATAAGGAAAGAAATACATAGATGACATCATACCAATTAATTCTGCACCTATGGAAAACTCCTTCATCATATCTAAAGCTATAACAGCAATTCCAACTCTATGTACTAATGCAAAGAAATAAAGTAAAACTATTGATATAAATATTATTATGGCTTTCTTCATTAATATGCCTAATATATTTCAGAACTATATAAGTGTTCTTTTTAAAACTATAGCACCATATTCACATAATTCATGGCATATATAACATTTCATACATTTTGATTTATCTATTAATGCTTTCTTTTTTATTGAAATAGCTTTAGTAGGACAAGCATTTACACATATTCCACAACCAATACATTTTTCATAATTAACATGAACTGAATAAGCAATAATAGGTGCAAAATAGCTCAATAAAGAATACATATTTATTATAAATGTAGATGGTATTTTAAATTTAAAAATTTCAAAATTATCTCCTACTATGGAAATGTCATCAAGGCTTTTAGGTCCAATATTTCTTTTTACTGCTTCATTGATATAAGGTACTTTTAAAGGATTTAATCCAGCCATTTTAAATGAAATCATATCAAGTGCTAAAGCATCTGTACTAACTAATATTTTATTTAATCTAATAGGAGTCCCATTAGTTGGACCATTTCCTTCCATACATACTATAGCATCCATAATATTTAAAGAAATCATTGGTCTTATTATAGAATAAATATCAATTATAGCCATAGCCATTTTTTCTGGAGTTGTTCCTATTTTATGTATTAAAGTTTTTCCAGATCCAGGAATACATCCCATGGAAATATTTTTTATTGCACCAGTCATCAAAGTTTGAATATGAGTTTTAAGTTTTGGTATATTTATTATTCTATTTTCGAAAATAGGTGAAGCAATAGTAATAGAATCTAAAATTTTTCCATTTAAATTTACTCTTATTGGAGGAAGACTTTCAAATTCTATAAATTTTGCACCAGAATTTTTTATAATCTCAAGCATTCCAGTTGCTTCAAAAACTTCTTTTGCTCTTCCTGGATAGGCATTCCCAGGAGAGTCGCCAACAAAAATCCTACATCTAAATTTTTTTAAGAATTCTATAATAGAATATACAATTCTTGGATCTGTTGTAACACCTTCATCAGATTTCTTGGAATTTATCATATTTGGTTTTATTAAAAAAGATTCCCCATCTGGTTGCCAATTAATTAATTCAAGTGCTTTTTTTATATTTTCCATTATTCCATTTTTAATATTCACAATAGCTACAACATATTCCATAAATCATTATTAACACTTAGTCTTAATATAATTAAATATCTATTTATTTTCATTTTTTTATTATGAAAAATGAAAAATGTTAATAAATTTCTAGTAAAAATTGAAAAGTGTTCATATTTTTCCGAGAAAATTTTATATAATATTTTAATTCTCTTTTTAGAAAAACGAGATGGAAAAAATGAAGAACTTTAAAAATGCAATTTGGAGAGAAAATGTTAATAAAGTAATTCATGAAATACAAAATAAAAAAATAAAATATGTAAAACTTCAATTCACTGATATAAATGGAATTATTAAAACTGTTACAGTATCTTCAAAGAAAATAGAATCAATATTTGAAGATGGTCAATCTTTTGATGGATCTTCTATAACTGGTTATAGATCAATTGAAGAATCAGACATGGTTTTATATCCAGATCCAACAACCTTTGCTATATTGCCTTGGACTCAAAATGATAAACTTTCTTGTCGCTTAATATGTGATGTTTATACTCCAGAAAATAAACGATTTGAAGGCGATCCTAGGTATGTTTTAGAAAGAGCAATTAAAAAATTAGAAGATGAAGGAATGGCATTTTTATGTGCTCCAGAGTTAGAATTCTTTTTATTAAAAGAAAATAGTAATGGAGTACCGAGTCCAATAGATTTAGGAGGATATTTTGATTTTTATCCAAGTGATTTAACTGATGAACTTAGAAGAGAGATTTCAGATTATGCTGAAGCTTTTGGAATAGAAATAGAAATATCTCATCATGAAGTAGCAGTTGGACAAAATGAAATAGATTTTAAATATGATGAAGCATTAATTACTGCAGATAGAACAATTACAATGAAAATGATTACAAAAGTAATAGCTGCAAGAAATGGATATATAGCTACTTATATGCCAAAGCCATTTTATGGAGTGAATGGATCTGGAATGCACATACATCAAAGCTTTTGGACTAAGGATTTGAGAACTAATTTATTCTATTCTGATGATGAAAGTAAAGGATTTCTCTCAGACTTAGCCATGTATGCAATTGGAGGACAATTAATTCATGGAAGAGAAATGTGTGCAGTATTAGCATCATGGCCAAATTCTTATAAAAGACTTGTCCCTGGTTATGAAGCTCCAGTATATATTGCTTGGGCTTATAAAAATAGATCTCCATTAATAAGAGTGCCAAACTTTGGTGGTAGAAAAAATGCAGCAAGATTTGAAATAAGATGTCCAGATCCTGCTGGTAATCCATATTTACAATTTGCCGTACTTTGTATGGCAGCATTAGATGGTATAAAAAAGAAAATAGATCCAGGACCACCTACTGAGTTGAATGTATATAAATTAAGCTATGAAGAAAGAAAAGAAAGAGGAATAGTATCGCTTCCTGAATCTTTAAAAGAAGCTTTAGATGAAAT
This window harbors:
- a CDS encoding cobalamin B12-binding domain-containing protein, coding for MLNQLANAILSGDCNNAIKIMKEASKVYPIEDIINNGILAAWSMFSEFYEKDPVNALKNWDLIYITTIKVLKIIEGTIDEKKPSIIVATIEGEGHILMKEIIAAYLRSLGFKVYSPKGGINIDKLSNLDSSIKILVLSCIQDDTEENLKKLIKEVKKLLPDIKIIAGGPIAHRIGADYVVSNILELKNILLNIK
- a CDS encoding DJ-1/PfpI family protein, coding for MAKILIVIAERMFRDEEFSIPKYFLEGYGHEVKVASTGKGPAIGKFGTIVEPDLTLDEVNAKDYNVIIIAGGPGTPIYLWPNERLHKIVREIYDNGGIVAAICLAPVVLSRAGILNEKRCTVFPTPDSIKEIRKGGGILEDYDVVVDDRIITANGPEASQKFTEAILARIGG
- a CDS encoding MFS transporter gives rise to the protein MKKAIIIFISIVLLYFFALVHRVGIAVIALDMMKEFSIGAELIGMMSSMYFFPYAISQIPVGIMLDRIGVRRTIVILSSIACLGGLIFSLSPYLSLTTIGRALIGFGMGGIYVSGIKAITIWFDPGKIATLVGLLTSLGNLGALFATFPLAIITISIGWRGAFLGITIIMIIMTIIAWFEISEIKDKRFYSERSIFSDLKKIFSCREFLKLSIIPFFSYGLVLSFQGLWGGPFLMDIYGLDKSMAGIMLLFIAIGFIITSPIAGNISDRIKRRKPNLIIGISLSIVFWFIMSIFGDSLNFYIISALFFLLGTSYSFFNIYMIISKELFETNMSGVAISSLNLFNFIGAGFFQYVMGIILESSRDFHAYQMTFLMALLCMIFTLIPAIKVRETYKC
- a CDS encoding DUF362 domain-containing protein, with amino-acid sequence MEYVVAIVNIKNGIMENIKKALELINWQPDGESFLIKPNMINSKKSDEGVTTDPRIVYSIIEFLKKFRCRIFVGDSPGNAYPGRAKEVFEATGMLEIIKNSGAKFIEFESLPPIRVNLNGKILDSITIASPIFENRIINIPKLKTHIQTLMTGAIKNISMGCIPGSGKTLIHKIGTTPEKMAMAIIDIYSIIRPMISLNIMDAIVCMEGNGPTNGTPIRLNKILVSTDALALDMISFKMAGLNPLKVPYINEAVKRNIGPKSLDDISIVGDNFEIFKFKIPSTFIINMYSLLSYFAPIIAYSVHVNYEKCIGCGICVNACPTKAISIKKKALIDKSKCMKCYICHELCEYGAIVLKRTLI
- a CDS encoding glutamine synthetase family protein; this encodes MKNFKNAIWRENVNKVIHEIQNKKIKYVKLQFTDINGIIKTVTVSSKKIESIFEDGQSFDGSSITGYRSIEESDMVLYPDPTTFAILPWTQNDKLSCRLICDVYTPENKRFEGDPRYVLERAIKKLEDEGMAFLCAPELEFFLLKENSNGVPSPIDLGGYFDFYPSDLTDELRREISDYAEAFGIEIEISHHEVAVGQNEIDFKYDEALITADRTITMKMITKVIAARNGYIATYMPKPFYGVNGSGMHIHQSFWTKDLRTNLFYSDDESKGFLSDLAMYAIGGQLIHGREMCAVLASWPNSYKRLVPGYEAPVYIAWAYKNRSPLIRVPNFGGRKNAARFEIRCPDPAGNPYLQFAVLCMAALDGIKKKIDPGPPTELNVYKLSYEERKERGIVSLPESLKEALDEMENSEFMREVLGEVAFENFLSVKRKEWDLYRMQVTNWEVERYIRKL